A genome region from Anopheles stephensi strain Indian chromosome 2, UCI_ANSTEP_V1.0, whole genome shotgun sequence includes the following:
- the LOC118503994 gene encoding calcium-transporting ATPase type 2C member 1 isoform X3, which translates to MPEKVKEKSGAIDTGGGGGGVGDTTNDTDAEKEMLLSTAESSAYSAQEVAARLRVDVRTGLRWSEANSRSKIVGYNELNALDDEPPWMKYVQQFKNPLILLLLGSALVSACMRQFDDAISITIAIIIVVTVAFIQEYRSEKSLEELKKLVPPECHCLREGRLETFLARNLVPGDIVYLNVGDRVPADIRIFEAFDLSIDESSFTGETEPARKSVEVVLNANNTKNHASMKNIAFMGTLVRCGNGKGIVVSTAENSEFGEVFKMMQAEEAPKTPMQKSMDILGAQLSFYSFCIIGAIMLLGWIQAKPLVEMFTISVSLAVAAIPEGLPIVVTVTLALGVMRMAKRHCIVKKLPTVETLGCVTVICSDKTGTITKNEMTVTVIITSDGYMADVTGAGYNDNGEIHIRDCNSMDNAKASINQLLEAGVVCNNAIIQNDTLLGQPTEGALLAAAMKNGQYSAADNYLRIQEYPFSSEQKMMAVKAVPKYANTKEELFFVKGAIEMVLPQCTKFWYGGQAIALNKQNEAEFLQEAYEIGRKGLRVLAIARGTSLQDLVYLGLVGITDPPRPLVRESIEMLRSSGVLVKMVTGDSQETAMAIASKIGLDIVHMQAMSGHDIDQMNEMQLEKIINTVSVFYRVTPKHKLAIVKALQQNGHIVGMTGDGVNDGVALKRADIGIAMGKNGTDVCKEAADMILVDDDFHTIIAAIEEGKGIFWNIRNFVRFQLSTSIAALSLIALSTLMGISNPLNAMQILWINIIMDGPPAQSLGVEPVDQDVLKQKPRNVKQPMISKSLIINVLLSAGIIILGTLWVFQREMADGTGVTSRDTTMTFTCFVLFDMWNALSCRSQTKSVFQIGLFTNRMFLLAVGFSLLGQLLVIYFPPLQMVFQTEALSAMDLLFLVSLTSSVFIVSELKKWFERTMERRMYRKRTELDFV; encoded by the exons AGCGGTGCCATAGAcaccggtggcggtggtggaggagtGGGCGATACCACGAACGACACGGAcgcggaaaaggaaatgctccTGTCGACGGCCGAATCTTCGGCCTACTCGGCACAGGAGGTCGCTGCCCGGCTACGGGTCGACGTTCGCACGGGCCTGCGATGGTCGGAGGCGAACAGTCGGTCCAAGATCGTCGGCTACAATGAACTGAACGCACTGGACGACGAGCCGCCCTGGATGAAGTATGTGCAGCAGTTTAAAAACCCACTGATCCTTCTACTGCTAG GTTCCGCTCTCGTGAGTGCCTGTATGCGACAGTTTGATGATGCGATCAGTATTACCATTGCGATCATTATCGTCGTTACGGTGGCGTTCATCCAAGAGTATCGTTCGGAGAAGAGCCTGGAGGAGCTTAAAAAGCTCGTCCCACCGGAATGTCACTG CTTGCGAGAAGGACGATTAGAAACGTTTCTGGCCAGAAATCTCGTACCGGGCGATATCGTGTACCTCAACGTAGGCGATCGCGTTCCGGCCGACATACGAATCTTCGAGGCGTTCGATCTGTCGATCGACGAGTCAAGCTTTACCGGCGAAACGGAACCGGCGCGCAAAAGCGTCGAGGTGGTGCTGAACGCCAACAACACCAAGAATCATGCCAGCATGAAGAACATCGCCTTTATGGGCACGCTAGTTAGGTGTGGTAATGGAAAG GGTATCGTAGTTAGCACGGCCGAAAACAGCGAGTTCGGCGAGGTCTTTAAAATGATGCAAGCCGAGGAAGCGCCGAAAACGCCGATGCAAAAATCGATGGACATTCTCGGCGCCCAGCTAAGCTTCTACTCCTTCTGCATTATCGGCGCCATTATGCTGCTCGGCTGGATACAGGCCAAACCGCTGGTCGAGATGTTCACCATCAGCGTCAGCTTGGCCGTGGCCGCCATCCCGGAAG GTCTCCCGATCGTAGTGACCGTCACGCTAGCCCTCGGAGTCATGCGTATGGCGAAACGACACTGTATCGTAAAGAAACTCCCGACCGTCGAGACGCTCGGCTGCGTAACCGTCATCTGCTCGGACAAAACCGGTACGATCACCAAGAACGAAATGACCGTCACCGTCATCATAACTTCCGACGGTTATATGGCTGACGTGACGGGCGCCGGATATAACGACAACGGTGAAATACACATCCGCGACTGTAACAGCATGGACAACGCGAAGGCCAGCATTAACCAGCTGCTAGAGGCGGGCGTCGTCTGCAACAATGCGATCATCCAAAACGATACGCTGCTCGGCCAACCGACCGAAGGTGCCCTACTGGCTGCGGCGATGAAGAACGGTCAATATTCGGCCGCCGACAACTACCTGCGCATTCAGGAGTACCCGTTCAGCTCGGAACAGAAGATGATGGCGGTGAAGGCGGTGCCAAAGTACGCCAACACGAAGGAGGAGCTGTTCTTCGTGAAGGGTGCGATCGAGATGGTGTTGCCCCAGTGCACCAAGTTCTGGTACGGTGGGCAGGCGATCGCTTTGAACAAACAGAACGAGGCAGAATTCTTGCAGGAAGCGTACGAAATCGGACGGAAGGGTTTGCGCGTGCTAGCCATTGCCCGCGGCACATCGCTACAGGATCTTGTGTATCTTGGGCTGGTGGGAATCACCGATCCACCAAGACCGCTGGTACGCGAATCGATCGAAATGCTGCGCTCGAGCGGTGTGCTGGTGAAGATGGTTACGGGAGACTCGCAGGAAACGGCCATGGCAATCG CGTCTAAGATCGGACTAGACATCGTGCACATGCAGGCAATGTCCGGACACGACATCGACCAGATGAACGAGATGCAGCTGGAAAAGATCATCAACACGGTGAGCGTGTTTTACCGCGTCACCCCCAAACACAAGCTAGCGATCGTGAAGGCACTCCAACAGAACGGCCACATCGTGGGCATGACGGGCGACGGAGTTAACGATGGTGTTGCGCTAAAGCGGGCCGACATTGGTATTGCCATGGGCAAGAACGGTACCGACGTGTGTAAGGAAGCGGCCGACATGATCCTGGTGGATGACGATTTCCATACGATCAT TGCCGCAATCGAGGAAGGCAAAGGCATCTTCTGGAACATTCGCAACTTTGTGCGCTTTCAGCTAAGCACATCGATTGCGGCCCTCTCGCTGATCGCACTGTCCACGCTGATGGGCATCTCGAATCCGCTAAATGCGATGCAAATTCTGTGGATTAACATCATCATGGATGGACCACCGGCCCAATCGCTCGGCGTCGAACCGGTCGATCAGGACGTGCTGAAGCAGAAGCCACGCAACGTGAAGCAACCGATGATCTCGAAATCGCTCATCATCAACGTACTGCTGTCGGCCGGCATTATCATCCTCGGTACGCTGTGGGTGTTCCAGCGCGAAATGGCGGACGGGACGGGTGTAACGAGCCGTGACACGACCATGACGTTTACCTGCTTCGTCCTGTTCGATATGTGGAACGCGCTCAGCTGTCGATCGCAGACGAAGAGTGTGTTTCAG ATCGGACTCTTCACGAATCGTATGTTCCTGTTGGCGGTCGGTTTCTCGCTGCTCGGCCAACTGCTCGTCATCTACTTCCCACCGCTGCAGATGGTCTTCCAAACGGAAGCCCTGTCGGCGATGGATCTGCTCTTTCTCGTGTCGCTCACGTCGAGTGTGTTCATCGTGTCCGAGCTGAAGAAGTGGTTCGAGCGCACCATGGAACGACGAATGTACCGCAAGCGTACCGAGCTCGACTTTGTATGA
- the LOC118503994 gene encoding calcium-transporting ATPase type 2C member 1 isoform X2 — MATHLMPSIASSSLGRLFGMERRSVLGYESLSQTCAEDEDVRDDATSEFLSRRSNDDEVGYLRRLFAPLLVGYGNKSGAIDTGGGGGGVGDTTNDTDAEKEMLLSTAESSAYSAQEVAARLRVDVRTGLRWSEANSRSKIVGYNELNALDDEPPWMKYVQQFKNPLILLLLGSALVSACMRQFDDAISITIAIIIVVTVAFIQEYRSEKSLEELKKLVPPECHCLREGRLETFLARNLVPGDIVYLNVGDRVPADIRIFEAFDLSIDESSFTGETEPARKSVEVVLNANNTKNHASMKNIAFMGTLVRCGNGKGIVVSTAENSEFGEVFKMMQAEEAPKTPMQKSMDILGAQLSFYSFCIIGAIMLLGWIQAKPLVEMFTISVSLAVAAIPEGLPIVVTVTLALGVMRMAKRHCIVKKLPTVETLGCVTVICSDKTGTITKNEMTVTVIITSDGYMADVTGAGYNDNGEIHIRDCNSMDNAKASINQLLEAGVVCNNAIIQNDTLLGQPTEGALLAAAMKNGQYSAADNYLRIQEYPFSSEQKMMAVKAVPKYANTKEELFFVKGAIEMVLPQCTKFWYGGQAIALNKQNEAEFLQEAYEIGRKGLRVLAIARGTSLQDLVYLGLVGITDPPRPLVRESIEMLRSSGVLVKMVTGDSQETAMAIASKIGLDIVHMQAMSGHDIDQMNEMQLEKIINTVSVFYRVTPKHKLAIVKALQQNGHIVGMTGDGVNDGVALKRADIGIAMGKNGTDVCKEAADMILVDDDFHTIIAAIEEGKGIFWNIRNFVRFQLSTSIAALSLIALSTLMGISNPLNAMQILWINIIMDGPPAQSLGVEPVDQDVLKQKPRNVKQPMISKSLIINVLLSAGIIILGTLWVFQREMADGTGVTSRDTTMTFTCFVLFDMWNALSCRSQTKSVFQIGLFTNRMFLLAVGFSLLGQLLVIYFPPLQMVFQTEALSAMDLLFLVSLTSSVFIVSELKKWFERTMERRMYRKRTELDFV, encoded by the exons AGCGGTGCCATAGAcaccggtggcggtggtggaggagtGGGCGATACCACGAACGACACGGAcgcggaaaaggaaatgctccTGTCGACGGCCGAATCTTCGGCCTACTCGGCACAGGAGGTCGCTGCCCGGCTACGGGTCGACGTTCGCACGGGCCTGCGATGGTCGGAGGCGAACAGTCGGTCCAAGATCGTCGGCTACAATGAACTGAACGCACTGGACGACGAGCCGCCCTGGATGAAGTATGTGCAGCAGTTTAAAAACCCACTGATCCTTCTACTGCTAG GTTCCGCTCTCGTGAGTGCCTGTATGCGACAGTTTGATGATGCGATCAGTATTACCATTGCGATCATTATCGTCGTTACGGTGGCGTTCATCCAAGAGTATCGTTCGGAGAAGAGCCTGGAGGAGCTTAAAAAGCTCGTCCCACCGGAATGTCACTG CTTGCGAGAAGGACGATTAGAAACGTTTCTGGCCAGAAATCTCGTACCGGGCGATATCGTGTACCTCAACGTAGGCGATCGCGTTCCGGCCGACATACGAATCTTCGAGGCGTTCGATCTGTCGATCGACGAGTCAAGCTTTACCGGCGAAACGGAACCGGCGCGCAAAAGCGTCGAGGTGGTGCTGAACGCCAACAACACCAAGAATCATGCCAGCATGAAGAACATCGCCTTTATGGGCACGCTAGTTAGGTGTGGTAATGGAAAG GGTATCGTAGTTAGCACGGCCGAAAACAGCGAGTTCGGCGAGGTCTTTAAAATGATGCAAGCCGAGGAAGCGCCGAAAACGCCGATGCAAAAATCGATGGACATTCTCGGCGCCCAGCTAAGCTTCTACTCCTTCTGCATTATCGGCGCCATTATGCTGCTCGGCTGGATACAGGCCAAACCGCTGGTCGAGATGTTCACCATCAGCGTCAGCTTGGCCGTGGCCGCCATCCCGGAAG GTCTCCCGATCGTAGTGACCGTCACGCTAGCCCTCGGAGTCATGCGTATGGCGAAACGACACTGTATCGTAAAGAAACTCCCGACCGTCGAGACGCTCGGCTGCGTAACCGTCATCTGCTCGGACAAAACCGGTACGATCACCAAGAACGAAATGACCGTCACCGTCATCATAACTTCCGACGGTTATATGGCTGACGTGACGGGCGCCGGATATAACGACAACGGTGAAATACACATCCGCGACTGTAACAGCATGGACAACGCGAAGGCCAGCATTAACCAGCTGCTAGAGGCGGGCGTCGTCTGCAACAATGCGATCATCCAAAACGATACGCTGCTCGGCCAACCGACCGAAGGTGCCCTACTGGCTGCGGCGATGAAGAACGGTCAATATTCGGCCGCCGACAACTACCTGCGCATTCAGGAGTACCCGTTCAGCTCGGAACAGAAGATGATGGCGGTGAAGGCGGTGCCAAAGTACGCCAACACGAAGGAGGAGCTGTTCTTCGTGAAGGGTGCGATCGAGATGGTGTTGCCCCAGTGCACCAAGTTCTGGTACGGTGGGCAGGCGATCGCTTTGAACAAACAGAACGAGGCAGAATTCTTGCAGGAAGCGTACGAAATCGGACGGAAGGGTTTGCGCGTGCTAGCCATTGCCCGCGGCACATCGCTACAGGATCTTGTGTATCTTGGGCTGGTGGGAATCACCGATCCACCAAGACCGCTGGTACGCGAATCGATCGAAATGCTGCGCTCGAGCGGTGTGCTGGTGAAGATGGTTACGGGAGACTCGCAGGAAACGGCCATGGCAATCG CGTCTAAGATCGGACTAGACATCGTGCACATGCAGGCAATGTCCGGACACGACATCGACCAGATGAACGAGATGCAGCTGGAAAAGATCATCAACACGGTGAGCGTGTTTTACCGCGTCACCCCCAAACACAAGCTAGCGATCGTGAAGGCACTCCAACAGAACGGCCACATCGTGGGCATGACGGGCGACGGAGTTAACGATGGTGTTGCGCTAAAGCGGGCCGACATTGGTATTGCCATGGGCAAGAACGGTACCGACGTGTGTAAGGAAGCGGCCGACATGATCCTGGTGGATGACGATTTCCATACGATCAT TGCCGCAATCGAGGAAGGCAAAGGCATCTTCTGGAACATTCGCAACTTTGTGCGCTTTCAGCTAAGCACATCGATTGCGGCCCTCTCGCTGATCGCACTGTCCACGCTGATGGGCATCTCGAATCCGCTAAATGCGATGCAAATTCTGTGGATTAACATCATCATGGATGGACCACCGGCCCAATCGCTCGGCGTCGAACCGGTCGATCAGGACGTGCTGAAGCAGAAGCCACGCAACGTGAAGCAACCGATGATCTCGAAATCGCTCATCATCAACGTACTGCTGTCGGCCGGCATTATCATCCTCGGTACGCTGTGGGTGTTCCAGCGCGAAATGGCGGACGGGACGGGTGTAACGAGCCGTGACACGACCATGACGTTTACCTGCTTCGTCCTGTTCGATATGTGGAACGCGCTCAGCTGTCGATCGCAGACGAAGAGTGTGTTTCAG ATCGGACTCTTCACGAATCGTATGTTCCTGTTGGCGGTCGGTTTCTCGCTGCTCGGCCAACTGCTCGTCATCTACTTCCCACCGCTGCAGATGGTCTTCCAAACGGAAGCCCTGTCGGCGATGGATCTGCTCTTTCTCGTGTCGCTCACGTCGAGTGTGTTCATCGTGTCCGAGCTGAAGAAGTGGTTCGAGCGCACCATGGAACGACGAATGTACCGCAAGCGTACCGAGCTCGACTTTGTATGA